The Xylophilus rhododendri region CCTTTCCCGACGTGACCGACACCCAGGTCACCGTCATCTCGCTCTTCCCCGGCCGTGCCGCGGAAGAGGTCGAGAAGCAGGTCACCCTGCCGATCGAGGTCGCGCTCTCGGGCCTGCCCAACGCGATCCGGGTGTTCTCGCACACCCAGTTCGGCCTGTCCTTCACTGTCGTCACCTACGACGACAACGCAGAAGTGAACCTGGCGCGCCAGCAGGTGGCCGAACGTTTGCGCGGCATCGACCTGCCCGATGGCGTGGAGGCCGACATCGCCCCCAATGCCACCCCGGTCGGCGAAATCATGCGCTACCGTTTGCGCGGCGATGGCCGCAGCACGACCGAGCTGCGCTCCGAGGAAGACTGGGTCGTCGAACGGGCCCTGCGCCAGGTGCCCGGCGTGGCCGACGTGGTGGCCATGGGCGGCGCGATCAAGCAGTACGAAGTCCAGCCCGACCTCGACAAGCTGCGGGCCTACAAGGTCACCTTCCAGAACCTGCTTGATGCGCTGGGCCGCGGCAACTCCAACGCCGGCGGCAGCTATGTGCGCCAGGGCGCGCAGCAGTACACCATCCGCGGCATCGGCCTGCTGCAGTCGGCCGACGACATCGGCAAGGTGGTGGTCGCCGCACGCAACGGCACGCCCATCCTGATCCGCGACATCGCCGACGTGCGCATCGGCGCCGTGCCGCGCCTGGGCGTGGTCGGCCAGGACAACGACGACGACATCGTCACCGGCATCGTCATCATGCGCAAAGGCGAGAATCCCACGGTGGTGCTGAAGGCCGTGAAGGAGAAGATCGCCGAGATCAACGCCCGCGGCCTGCCGCCTGGCGTGCAGATCGTGCCCTTCTACGACCGCACCTGGCTGATGGACAAGACCCTGTCCACCGTGTTCCGCAACCTGGTCGAGGGTGCGCTGCTGGTCTCGCTGGTGCTCTACATCTTCCTGTCCAACCTGCGCGCCAGCCTGGCCGTGGTGGTGGTGATCCCGCTGGCCCTGCTGTCGACCTTCATGGGCCTGAAGATCATGGGTGTGCATGCCAACCTGCTCAGCCTGGGCGCGATGGACTTCGGCATCATCGTGGACGGTGCGGTGATCGTGATCGAGAACGTGCTGCACCGGCTCTCGCAGAGCAAGGAGAACATGCGCGAGAACGAGCGGCGCGAGACCATCATCAGCGCCGTCAACGAGGTGGGCCGCCCCACCCTGTTCTCGATGCTGATCATCATCGCGGCCCACATCCCCATCTTCGCGCTGCAGCGCCACGAGGGCCGGATCTTCCAGCCGATGGCGCTGTCGGTGACCACCGCGCTGATCGGCTCGCTCATCTTCTCGCTCACCCTGGTGCCGCTGCTGGCCTACTGGATGCTGCGCAAGAAGCTGCCGCACGGCGACAACCGCGTGGTGCGCGGCGCCAAGCATTTCTACGGCCCCGTGCTCGACTGGGCCCTGCGCAGCCGCAAGACCGTGGCCATCGCCGCCGTCATCGCCTTCGGCCTGACGACCGTGGTCGCCTCGCGCCTGGGCTCGGAATTCCTGCCCGAGTTGAACGAGGGCACCACCTGGGTCAACTTCACGCTCTCGCCCAACGTCTCCACGCAGGAGGCCTCGCGCATCCTGCACATGGCGCGCAAGCAGCTGCTGACGGTGCCCGAGGTGCGCACGACGGTCTCCAAGGCCGGCCAGCCCGAGGACGGCACCGATCCCAAGACGATCTCGATGGCCGAGATCTTCGTGGACATCAAGCCCGAGAACGAATGGCGCAAGGGCATGACCCGCGAGAAGATCACCGAGGAGATGAGCCGCGCCCTGCAGGCCATCCCCAGCATCGACCCGGCCTTCTCGCAGCCGATCCGCGACAACGTGCTCGAATCGATCTCGCAGATCAAGGGCCAGATCGTCATCAAGCTGGCCGGCGACGACCTGGCGCTGATGAAGCAGGTGACCGACCAGATCGCCTCCGAGGTCAAGCAGGTCGAGGGCGTGGCCCGCGCCGAGATCGACCGCGACGGCCAGGTGCCGCAGCTGGTGCTGGCCATCGACCGCGACCGCGCCGCCCGCTTCGGCCTGAACGTGGGCGACATCCAGGACGTGATCGAGGCCGCGCTCGCCGGCAAGGCGGCGACCAGCCTGTGGGAGGGCGAGCGCAAGTTCGCCGTCGCCGTGCGCCTGCCGGCCGAGGAACGTGTGATCGCCAACCTGCGCCGCACGCCCATCGCCACGCCCGACGGCGGCTACGTCACCCTGGGCGACGTGACCAACATCCAGGAGACGGTGGGCGCCATGAACATCGCCCGCGAGGCCGGCCGCCGCACCACGGCCATCGGCATCTTCATCGCCGGCCGCGACATGGGCTCGGTGGTGGCCGACATGAAGGCGCGCGTCGAGAAGAATGTGAAGATCCCGCAGGGCTACGTGGTGAACTGGTCCGGCGAATTCGAGAACCAGGAGCGCGCCATGAAGCGCCTGGCGGTGGTGGTGCCGATCTCGCTGCTGCTGATCTTCGTGCTGCTGTTCGACGCCTTCAAGTCCTTCAAGATGGCCGGCCTGATCCTGATCAACGTGCCCCTGGCGCTGATCGGCGGCTTCGTGGCGCTGTGGGTCTTCGGCATCCCGCTGTCGGTGTCGGCGGCGATCGGCTTCATCGCGCTGTCGGGCCAGGCGGTGTTGAACGGCGTGGTGATGCTGTCGGTGTTCCAGCAGCTGCGCCATGCCGGCATGACGGTGACCGAGGCCGTGCGCGAAGGCTCGATGCAGCGCCTGCGCACCGTGCTGATGACGGCCATGCTGGCGGCGCTCGGCCTGCTGCCGATGGCGCTGTCGCACGAGATCGGCTCCGAGACCCAGCGGCCCCTGGCCATCGTGGTGATCGGCGGCCTGTTCACCGCCACGCTGCTGACGCTGGTGGTGCTGCCGGCGCTCTACGTGGCCTGGTTCGGCCACGAGAAGCCGGGCCGCACCGGCGAGGAAGACAGCGAGCAGACCATGGCCGTGGTCTGAGGCCGCTTGCGGCTGCGCCGACAATCGGTCGGATGCAGCTGCAGTACCTCGATTTCGACATCAGCGAAGACGCCGACGGCTCGGTCGTCTTCGACGCCATGGCCACCGTGGCGGCCGAGCGCCTGCCCGCCCTGCACGGCGAGATCGCCGCCCTGCTCGGCTGGGCCCACGCGCAGTTCCCGGATGCCCGGGCGCCGCTGGACGAGGGCGGCGAATGGGACTACCTGCTGGAGGGCGCGCAGGAGGTGCGCATACCGCTGGCCCTGCACTACGACCCGCAGGCCGCGCACATCTCCAGCACCGCCGGCGCGCCCGGCCCGGCACGCCACACGGTGCAGCTGTCGCTGGCGGGAACGGCCGCCTTCGCCGAGGCCCTGCGCGAGGCCTTCGAACTGGGCTGAAGCGGCCCGGCGGCTAGCCCGCGAAGTAGAAGCAGGACGCCACCAGCGCACTCAGCACGGCCAGCGCCAGCATCATCACGACGATCTGCAGGCCGGCCTGTACCACCAGCGAGCGCTCGTAGCGGCGCTGTTCCTCTTCGGAAGTTTGATGCGAATCCATGCGGGGCTGTACGGCGCTCGACCTGGTTTGGATTCAAAAGGTTACACCGCTGCGCACTATCGTCCTCGCATTCGAGCCTTCAGGCACTGGGGCCTTTGCGGGCTCGTGGCGATAGGCTTTTTCAATCGACTGGGGCGTTTACTTAGTCTGTGTGGACTATTGAGCAGAAGTTACAAAAAATAAACAATGAATTGAAACATCAACAGAAGGCTCCTCATGCACGTTCTTCGCCGCACCGCCGCCACCGCCGCAGTCTTGTTCGCAGGCATCGCCGCCACCACCGGCGCGCGGGCGGCCTCGGAGACTTTTTTTGTTTTCACGCCGCTGACTGACACCTTCAGTGTCTCGGCCTCGGGCAACTACTCCATTTCCACCTGGGCTGCCGCCTTGGGCTACACCAGCCAGCTGTTCCTGGGCACCGGCACCGGCGGCACCGCGCTGGCCAGCGCCAGCAGCAGCGTCATCGGTACCGCGACATTCAATGTGGGCCTGGTCACGGGCACCAACTACACCTACAAGCTGACCAGCACGCTGCCGTCCACGACGTTCGCCACGATCACGCTGACCGGCCCTGGCTCCAGGATCGCACCCGTCACCATGGCACCGGTGCCCGAGCCGGAAACCTACGCCATGCTGCTGGCCGGCATGGGCCTGGTGGCCGCCATTGCTCGCCGTCGCAAAGGCGGCACCACCGCGCCTCAGGCGCCGGCTGCAGCCTGAAGCGGGGTCTTCCCCGCTTGCAGAACAAAGGGCGCATCAGGCGCCCTTTTTTGTGTCCGCTCCTACGACGAGGCCCCGCGATCAGTCGAGATCGCGGGCCGAGTGCCGCTCGGGCACCTGGTCGGCCGCGGGGCCGGTCAGCCGGTTGACCTTGCGTCCGCGGATCACCGCCGG contains the following coding sequences:
- a CDS encoding efflux RND transporter permease subunit, giving the protein MKRLIHYALHQPLFIVLGTLLFALAGVFAFKSLSVEAFPDVTDTQVTVISLFPGRAAEEVEKQVTLPIEVALSGLPNAIRVFSHTQFGLSFTVVTYDDNAEVNLARQQVAERLRGIDLPDGVEADIAPNATPVGEIMRYRLRGDGRSTTELRSEEDWVVERALRQVPGVADVVAMGGAIKQYEVQPDLDKLRAYKVTFQNLLDALGRGNSNAGGSYVRQGAQQYTIRGIGLLQSADDIGKVVVAARNGTPILIRDIADVRIGAVPRLGVVGQDNDDDIVTGIVIMRKGENPTVVLKAVKEKIAEINARGLPPGVQIVPFYDRTWLMDKTLSTVFRNLVEGALLVSLVLYIFLSNLRASLAVVVVIPLALLSTFMGLKIMGVHANLLSLGAMDFGIIVDGAVIVIENVLHRLSQSKENMRENERRETIISAVNEVGRPTLFSMLIIIAAHIPIFALQRHEGRIFQPMALSVTTALIGSLIFSLTLVPLLAYWMLRKKLPHGDNRVVRGAKHFYGPVLDWALRSRKTVAIAAVIAFGLTTVVASRLGSEFLPELNEGTTWVNFTLSPNVSTQEASRILHMARKQLLTVPEVRTTVSKAGQPEDGTDPKTISMAEIFVDIKPENEWRKGMTREKITEEMSRALQAIPSIDPAFSQPIRDNVLESISQIKGQIVIKLAGDDLALMKQVTDQIASEVKQVEGVARAEIDRDGQVPQLVLAIDRDRAARFGLNVGDIQDVIEAALAGKAATSLWEGERKFAVAVRLPAEERVIANLRRTPIATPDGGYVTLGDVTNIQETVGAMNIAREAGRRTTAIGIFIAGRDMGSVVADMKARVEKNVKIPQGYVVNWSGEFENQERAMKRLAVVVPISLLLIFVLLFDAFKSFKMAGLILINVPLALIGGFVALWVFGIPLSVSAAIGFIALSGQAVLNGVVMLSVFQQLRHAGMTVTEAVREGSMQRLRTVLMTAMLAALGLLPMALSHEIGSETQRPLAIVVIGGLFTATLLTLVVLPALYVAWFGHEKPGRTGEEDSEQTMAVV